The stretch of DNA GCGGCAACTGGGCTGGCGAATGGCGTTCAAGTGAATGCTTAGGAAAAGCTCGGCCCTGCCCTGGCGCACCAGGTCTAGCCGCCGGTCCAGGTCTACTTGCTTGGCGGTCTTGGGCCCGCGTTGGCCCCGGGGTGGAAAATAATCTTCATCGACGCTACGGGCAAGGATGACCTTGGCTCCCAAACTTTCCAGGTAGCCTTGCAGACGCTTGGCGATCTGCAAATTGATGTCCTTTTCTAGAATCCGGTTGTTCTCGGCGCAGACTCCTGGGTCTTCACCGCCGTGGCCGGGATCGATGGCGATCACCCGGCCCTGAAAGCACCGCTTGAGGTCAGAATCCGCGGCCGGCGGTAGCGGCGAAGGGTAAGTGTTGGCTTGAGCCAGCGCCCAAGCGGTGGCAGGAAGGCTAGCCGCCATACCTAGAAATGAAGCTAAAAGAACGGTGGATAAGATGGGGAGGAGAGGCTGGTGCCGCGGCCTCCCGGCCGCGGCACCAGCCG from Clostridia bacterium encodes:
- a CDS encoding N-acetylmuramoyl-L-alanine amidase, with amino-acid sequence AGAAAGRPRHQPLLPILSTVLLASFLGMAASLPATAWALAQANTYPSPLPPAADSDLKRCFQGRVIAIDPGHGGEDPGVCAENNRILEKDINLQIAKRLQGYLESLGAKVILARSVDEDYFPPRGQRGPKTAKQVDLDRRLDLVRQGRAELFLSIHLNAIRQPSCRGAEAFFQKGSTEGQRLAQALQARLHQVPTMNRRVAKPGDFYLLRNLDIPGVVLELGYLSNPQERHQLLSDHYQMHLVKAIAQGLYDYWQTPPPPGSPLAPRLPSSAFQCSATPPDPR